A region of the Emcibacteraceae bacterium genome:
ATGGTCATGGCCATCATGAACAGTGCCAATCCACCGGCGGTATTAATGATTATTTCCAATATCATGCTTTTATAAGCACTCCAGTTTTTAAATAATCAGACTTCAGCGTCTTTTTTTTCATTTTCAATCTTTTTCTTGGTCAAAAGATAATCCGTTATGCCAACCCCCAAAACAATAAATGAAACCGGAACCAGAATTAGCCCGAGCATCGCGTAAACAGATTGTTCTTCGGTAAATTTTAAAAGTCCAATCGCGGTAATGGCTGTCCCCAACGCGGTTTTAATATAAGCAAGCAACGTCCGCCTGTTTGCTAGTTCAGTGCGCAGCAGCGCCAGCAACATTGCGTCTATATTTCTTTTTTCACCGATCCTGGTCATAATTTGTCCCGTATTCTGATCATTTCAGATAATCCTATAAGGAATTTTGAATTCTGTTAAGCCGAAAAACCCTATTTTGAATATAAAAAAGGCAGCTGCCGAAACAGCTGCCTTAAATTGACAGATTAAGTATGGCTTTTACTTAACTTCTGTCAACCGAAGGTAAGGACGAATTTCGTCCCAACCCTGGGGGAAGATTTTTTTTGCGTCTTCATTGCTGATGGATGGCGGAATGATAACCTTATCACCGCGTTTCCAGTCAGCAGGGGTTGCAATCCTGTTTTTATCCGAAAGCTGAAGGGCTTCGATCACCCGGAGAATTTCATCAAAATTACGGCCAATGCTCATCGGATAAGTCATTGTCAGTCTCAATTTTTTATTGGGATCAATAATAAAGACAGAACGAACAGCAGCTGTGCTGCTCTCTCCCGGATGGATCATATCATATAGCATCGCAATTTTGAGATCCGGATCAGCCACGATCGGAAATTGAAGGTTCGTATTCTGGGTATCATTAACATCGGCAATCCATTTAAGATGTTCTTCAACCGTATCGGTCGATAGACCCAGTGATTTTGTATTGAGGGCGGCAAATTTATCTGCCAGTTGCGACGTCCGCCCCATTTCGGTTGTACAAACCGGTGTAAAGTCAGCCGGGTGACTGAAAAAGAATACCCAGGAATCTCCTGCCCATTCGTGAAAATCAATTTCACCTTTCGTTGTGTCAATTTTAAAATTGGGTGCTGTATCGCCAATATGTAATGCCATAAAATTATCTCCTTTATTTATATTAATATAATTAAATTATTAGAATGATTCTAATCATAATTTTTAATATATAGGAGCGAATATTATAATTGCAATAAATTCTCTGAAATTAATTTGTTTTTTATCAAAAACAGAGTTTAGAA
Encoded here:
- a CDS encoding DUF202 domain-containing protein, with protein sequence MTRIGEKRNIDAMLLALLRTELANRRTLLAYIKTALGTAITAIGLLKFTEEQSVYAMLGLILVPVSFIVLGVGITDYLLTKKKIENEKKDAEV
- a CDS encoding peroxiredoxin, producing the protein MALHIGDTAPNFKIDTTKGEIDFHEWAGDSWVFFFSHPADFTPVCTTEMGRTSQLADKFAALNTKSLGLSTDTVEEHLKWIADVNDTQNTNLQFPIVADPDLKIAMLYDMIHPGESSTAAVRSVFIIDPNKKLRLTMTYPMSIGRNFDEILRVIEALQLSDKNRIATPADWKRGDKVIIPPSISNEDAKKIFPQGWDEIRPYLRLTEVK